Sequence from the Pelodiscus sinensis isolate JC-2024 chromosome 30, ASM4963464v1, whole genome shotgun sequence genome:
agaggcagacagacagacagatagatagatagatagatagatagatagatagatagatagatagatagatagatagatagatagatagatagatagatagagggggtatatggggttagatagatagatagatagatagatagatagatagatagacttACTTTAATAGAAGGGGCAGTTCATAACAACTGGAAATATATAGTTAGAGATATTAATTGAGCCCAtatttgattaaaaataattaaaaagggacAAGAAGACATCTTCACAGTGCTCTTGTGGGAGCTGATACTGCACTAAGCCACCTCTTAAGAGCCTCCTGAACTTCCTTGTTCTTCAGGCTGTAGACAATGGGGTTCAGCGCCGGGGTCACCACCGTGTAGAGCAGCGAGATGACCTTGCTGAGCACCAGTGAGCGGTCTGACGGAGGCACCACGTACATTGCAATCAGTGTCCCGTAGAAGGCGCTAACAatgatgaggtgggaggagcaggtggaaaaggccttctGCCTGCCTGTGGTGGAAGGGATGCCCAGGATGGCCCTGAGGATGCAGACGTAGGATGCCAGGATTAGGAGGAACGGGATCAGTGACACGGCTGCAGAGAAAGCGAAAACCATGCTCTCGAACAGGCGCGTGACGGAGCAGGAGAGCTTGATCAGGGAAGTGatgtcacaaaagaaatggtcaatCTCATTGGGGCCACTGAAACGGAAGTTAGAGAGCAAACCCACGATTATCGATGTTCCTAGGAAGCTACTGGCCCAGGACCCAGCTGCTAATAGAGTGCAGACCTTGCTGTCCATGAGAGCCATGTAATGCAGTGGCTGGCAGATGGCTACATAGCGGTCATAGGACATCACGGTGAGGAGGAGGCATTCAGCCACTGCCAGGGCACCAAAGAGGTTGCACTGCACCATGCAGCCTGCGAACGATACCGTGTTGTCCTTGGTTACCATGCCAGAGAGCAGCCTGGGGGCAAGGTTTGTCGCAtaccagagctccaggaaggataAATTTCCCAGAAAGAAATACATCGGGGTGTGGAGACTGCGGTCAGCCAACACCGTCACCAGGATGAGGAGGTTCCCAACAACTGTCACAAGGTAGGTGGCTAAAAAGGCACAAAAGAGGATAACCTGGACTTTTTCAGAACTTGAGAATCCCAAGATTATGAATTCTGTGATGGCTGTTTGGTTCCCTTTACACTTTGTTGCCAGATGAACTTCACCTAGAGGAAAAGAATGATTGAAACATTCAGCATAttactatgggtgtgtctacacagcaaagttattttggaataacagttgttattccgaaataactgtgtaagcatctaattttgaaataatggatggcttattcccacttagaatcatagaaccatagaactggaagagacctcagaaggtcatcaagtccagtcaacttctgtagacctcattcgatgaagaataacacctattccgaaatagttacataggggctgtgtagcTGTTCCatatctgctatttcaaaatagcccctctccagggctgttctaagttattcctcctggggctctaaattgagatagcatgtctacattagggaagccagccttcagtggcggatatagggcagggcgagcggggcagctgccccgagcCCCATACTTCAATAGGCCCTGTGccaatgccgggggggggggggggggactggcccgTCGGGATACCGGGTATTTCCCAGTTGGCCATTCACTGAAgggccagctggcagctgctggaggaggagggggattgtgactgGGCGCCATagccctgcactttaaattccctggtgCCGGACAGTACGGGCc
This genomic interval carries:
- the LOC106731969 gene encoding olfactory receptor 11A1-like, which produces MPGTGEGKERRTADTLRQPRNVHEERHTTPTRMEGEVHLATKCKGNQTAITEFIILGFSSSEKVQVILFCAFLATYLVTVVGNLLILVTVLADRSLHTPMYFFLGNLSFLELWYATNLAPRLLSGMVTKDNTVSFAGCMVQCNLFGALAVAECLLLTVMSYDRYVAICQPLHYMALMDSKVCTLLAAGSWASSFLGTSIIVGLLSNFRFSGPNEIDHFFCDITSLIKLSCSVTRLFESMVFAFSAAVSLIPFLLILASYVCILRAILGIPSTTGRQKAFSTCSSHLIIVSAFYGTLIAMYVVPPSDRSLVLSKVISLLYTVVTPALNPIVYSLKNKEVQEALKRWLSAVSAPTRAL